GCGCCGATAAGTCCTCCGAATAATGAGGTACCTAACCAGGTGGATGAAATGGGACAGGTGCCGCTTGAGCATCCTATGTAGAACCAATATAACCATCCGAGAAATGCTCCTATAACGAATCCTGTAAAAGTGAGGAGATTATTTTTGATATAAGTTTTAATTTTATTCATAATAATTTGTTGCATTTTTTATTGAAAATAGGTTTTAATACTTCCGGGACTGCCACGCTTCCACATTTCATGTTTTCGAGGCTTTGCTTTCCTTTATCGGTCAGATGGAAATACATTTGCCGTTTATCTTTTTGCCCCAGTTTCCGTTCTACTAATTCTTTTTCTTCTACCGATCTCAGCATTTTGGAGGTGTGGGATGTAGT
This region of Barnesiella propionica genomic DNA includes:
- a CDS encoding MarR family winged helix-turn-helix transcriptional regulator; protein product: METICVIRDIFRAIQHFEDNFIKVHGLCLNEAIILCCLAKGELSATAIVEETGMTTSHTSKMLRSVEEKELVERKLGQKDKRQMYFHLTDKGKQSLENMKCGSVAVPEVLKPIFNKKCNKLL
- a CDS encoding DUF6132 family protein, with the translated sequence MNKIKTYIKNNLLTFTGFVIGAFLGWLYWFYIGCSSGTCPISSTWLGTSLFGGLIGALLLSSIKIKKKQ